CATGATTGTATGGAAGATGACCAAAACACCTTTGCCATTATCGGAGCTACTTCTTTTTCCATGCACTCTCGTACTTTATTTCGGACAGCTTGCTCCTCAAGTGTCAACAAATCATCAAACTGGTAGTAGTCCGACACTGTCATGTGAGTTCAGAGGTTTAAATTAGTATAATGAAAATGCAAAGCGACACGTTTCAGAAAAGTATAATCCTAATTAAAAACAAGCAAATATCTCATATAGAGGTTTCGGGTGTCCCATTGAGAAGGATTAGCTACTCTCCATGGTTCTTGAACAAAGAGTGCGGTAAAAGGTATGAGAGAACATGAACATATCAAATGACGCAGCCAAATTGAATAAAAAAGCACATCCATGATTGCATTTTCATGCAATTTTTCAATAGTGATTTAAAACCACAAGGATATTATCCTTACCAGAAGGCGGAAAGATGGAAGCTGGAGTTGCTTGGGGGAATGCGACAGAAACATCTAAAGCTGGCAGATCAACCAAGGCACTCTTCGCCTCTTCAGATTTATTTTCTGCACCcacataatattataataatcaAATGATTTCAGAAGTTAAAACTACTAAATCTTTTATTTATCCACTCCAGTTGAACAAATTGATTTTGATGCAAACCTATTACACATAGATCACCGCATACTTTTTCATAAGCCTTCGCAGATCATGGTCTTGCTAGCATTTCTTATTCCCTACACTCTGGACATCTTTCACACTCGCTTAAACAAACGCAAATGAAATTGAACTACGCTACCAGGGAATTCAATCGTTCCAACTAATCTACACACCTTGAACATATTAAAAACGCTTCGAAGCTGTGAGTATCAAATTCCAcaaatttgaaataaattagAACAAATCTCGACTCGTTTACCATGGTGATCCATGCAATTCAGCTCCACCGAATTCGCAGTAAAACGAAACTACTAAATTCCACTGAATGCATCACTCGAATATCCaaataacaaaacaaaaacaacaaatcaCAGTCCACGGAAGCGAAAATagtaagaaaaaaattaaagagaTGCAGGAGTCAAAAACCTTGATGTTTGGTCGCTGGAACCGTCATCACGATGCCTTCTTCTACTAATTTAGCTCAGACTTTGCAGAAAAAACCAACAGCGAACCGGAGAGAAAGTGATCCACGATCAATATCATAAATTAGAAGCGGTAGTAGGGAGAATATTCGTATGAAATCATTCAATACGGATAGGCACGCAATCAAATGTTGTAACTACGTTGAAAATACAAATGGGCTTTTTTAATGGGTTGGACCACATCAACATGTATTTGGGCCGATATctcaaatataataataataataataataataataataataataataataataataataataatacctttGCTCTTGCAGCAAAAAGAGAAGATGGTGGTCATGACCCTCAATTCAAGGAGAAAATATTGTGCGATTACTGTAAAAAAACTGAATCATACCTGAGAGACAGGAGCTCCATGGTAAGCCTATTGACCGAAAAAACAGAGAGCATAGCGATACAACATAGCACATGTGGCAGAATCTGAGTCCGGAAAAGTTGTTGAGGTTGGAACTAGAGGAATTGATTTAGAATGATGTGTTGTCATTATTCTAACAACCTGGGTAGATTTCGATTTTAATGATACTACATATTCTATTCTTGGATTCTTCCAACCGACCCATCTCAGAGCTCTTTTACGCTTATGCAAGGATTTTACACTGATGACATTGAAATAGCTGGTGCCTTCGGAACCTATCCTATCCCATGAAGTATAGAACAGAGCTAAAGGTAAagaaatttaagaaaatattacTTGTGTTGGTCTTGATTTGGCCAGGTCCTTGGAGCAACTAGCAATTTTTGTTCGATCACGTCGAGAAGAAAACTGAACGTGAAAAATTGTTTGGTGGTGGTGCTGATGTTAAGCCAGAGCTAGAACAAGGGAAGAAATTGAAGTTATTTACAGGAAAACTGGGGTAGTTTCCATCTGGTTATTCTATGAGCTATCGCATTCACCTGGTTGGAGCCATCTAAAGAACTCGATCTGCTGTTTCATCTGTTGTTTAATTCCAGGACGTCTCATCAGTAGCTGGACAAGCAAGAAATAAGCTTCCTGTACTTTAGCTATTCAGATGTTCCATACCAGAGTCATTTAACATTGCAATTTTCTTCAGAAAACCAGGAGGCAAACTGAAGAATTGCAAAATGAAGCTAAAGAATTTGCATAATTAACAGATGAGCTTCTCAAGGCAATGGAAAATCGGAAGTGGTATTGATAATCCTATTATTTTCACTTCTCACGTGCTTAATTGATACATTTCAGcgtgatttttaattttattgtcAAATTTGAGCCATGTTCAAGAGCAAGTAATTACGAACCCATTTCCCTTTTCCTGAACTTGGAAGACACTTTTTTTGTCCCTACAACTTGTTTATAATCTCCAAGCAAGTTTAGTACAATGTTTTACTGAAAATTTGAAACTTTGAATCGAGAAAAAGTAGTTGAATGAATAGTAAGAATTATATCTTTTtgaaaatcaaattctaaaatttGAGCAAACAATTATCCATGTAACTTAAGTCAAAAACTTATGTAAGATGgtctcatgagtcgtattttatgagacggatttcttatttaggtcatatatgaaaaatattacttttttatgctaagaatattattttttattgtgaatatcagtagaatTGACACATCTTGCTCATGACTTAATACGAAAAATCCACCTAACAATACTTCAATTCAATATTTAATCGACCTCTACGTGGGCCTCTTTATTCGTAAGTGCTGGGCCTAATTGTCTGCAGCCTCTTTAATAACCTATTATTTGCATTAACTAATCGTGCTGACATTTTTGTTCATTTTTACTTTCAAGATCTTGACTTGGCTCTGTCttctattatttaatttttatttttggtctTCGTTTGACTTGCATTAACACCAACTTTTTTGGCTTTCTCCAAGATGAGATTATGAGAACAACTAACCGCAGAATAcatacaaatacaaaaacaaataTCGTTTTACATATACAAGTTcgtttatttttttacacaaattaaaaaatcattaaaaaaagaACAAACTTCTTACTCAgtttttattcaaattattaaaaataaatagaaactttatttatatatttgagaCAATAAAAAAACGAATAGAATAAAGACAAAAATtcgtatgagacggtctcacgagtcgtattttgtgagacaaatttcttatttgggtcatccatgaaaaaatattactttttatgctaagagtattactttttaaacTAAGAAtgctactttttattgtgaatatcggtaggattgacccgactcacggataaagattcgtgagatcgtctcacaagagacctattctAGAATAATTATGTCAAATAGTTTGATCCATCTCTTGCTTCACTTTTTCCCTATAAAATTGTGTCACATCTCGGGTTTAATGCTTGTCTATAAATCTCATCTATCACTAGAAATAAGTAGGAAAAAAATACCCCAAGAAGTTAAGGTTGATGATAACTAGAATAAGAGATGGGATATTCTACATTTAATAATGTGTAGTGTTCCCATTGGTTGGGAATTACTACTATGCAACCTTTTCTCCCAAGAAATTGAAAACTCAAAGGTTGTGTTCCTGCACAAGAAATGTGTAAATTTCTTTTCAATGATAACAAATAAGAGGTCACCTAGAATTCTAGATacataaataaacaaaaaaaaagtcaAAGAAAATTAATGGGAATACAATTAAGGCAATCACATTGGCAAAACGCATTAATTTTAATACTGCAACCAAATATTTATACCTATCGAAACAAGACGATAAATCATTGAAATATCAGCTATAAATATATTAGTATTCACTGATTAGCATCCATATTTAGTTAGTAGCATCCTCAAGAAATTAAAAATAGGCCAATTAATTAGATTTACTAAGCAATTATTATCATAAAAACTTGAaacacaaaatatttattaatatatctCCTCTAccactaaataaattaaaacatgGAATTCCTTGAGAGCTAATAACAGAgtgtttgtaatcattaaaaaaaatattatcgaCTTTTGGCTTAAAAATCAGTTTTGTGTGTTTCTTAAAATCAGATTTTTCCTCGCGTCTTCGTAATCTATCATTTAATAATTTCTTCAAAAAAATAATCTTTTGCAAACGCTCTCTTAATACTCACAACTAGTCCTTAGTCACCACAGCTAATTTGTTCATAATCACATCTCATGTATAAATGGAATACAATGAATATCAGAGTTCATCTGAACACATCaaattaaacatgcattatTTGAAGTAAAAGATTCGAACCGATAGTGTTTTCGATTCGTCGTCCATCTAAactgtgattaattaaattaatgatAGTATGTATGATCAAATGTCTTCTCTTGTAAGCTTATTCAAGAGAGCTGTAATTAGGGCATCCCTTTTCTCAGCCCTAGCTTCTTCCCTAATCTTCCATTGTTCTTCCCTTTCCCTCCATCTTTTATCCATCATTAACCTCTCATTTTCCAATGCCTCCATTGTTTGTCTCCACTCCATTTCTCTTGCTCTCCTCTCTTCTTCCCTTTCCTCATAAGCTTTCAGCCAGCGCATTTCCATTTGGATTTGCTTATTCATGAATTCTTCCATTATTTCCTTTATCCCATTTATGATATTCATCGACTGATTATTGATATTCCCACTTGGAGGGTTTCCCtttattttccttttcttttttggCCCGCCGGATTTCTCCTCTTCGCTGTCTTCTTTAAGATCATCTTCCTCGTCGGAAGAAAATTGCAGTGCCGCCTTTTTCTTGGAGGAAGAGGAGGCGGCTCCGCCAGCTTCAGCTTCCAGCCACAATATTCTCTGCATTCTTGCAGCAAATATTACTTTCAGTTCATTGTAAAATGGAAAGGACTGTTGCTTCATGGCTTCTGTCTCCATTGCTTCACATCCCtgcaaattaaatcaatacaatAAAATCTCCAATTTATACCCGGAATAAATAAAATTCTCAATGTATCACATGTTATAATTAATATGTTCGATGCATCACTCAAACTATAATTTATACAGAATTTAGATTTACTAAGTAATGACTTTATTTTAACCAATATGACCACAAGAAAACCTTGGTTAGTACTTTTGCTGGGAAAAATATGACTGTAAATTAATCCTTCTCATTCTCATTTCATGCCGATAATCAAATTAGCTCACATTTTCACacagaaaaaagaaaaataaacgaAGGAAAATCGCTGGTTCATCATAAACAAATGATACACACACATGTATATACAGAAAGTACATAAACGTATGTACTTGTATCATGTATTAATTACATACATACCTTGAATCGGGTAACAAGATTTTTCCACTTGCCCTTGCACTGCTCAGCGCTTCTGGCAAAGCCCTTTTCTTTCATGCGAGTGGACACCAGCTCCCACAAAATCTTGTTACGTTTATTGTCCATGAAATTGGGGTCTAATTCCGCCCGGATCATCAACAGATCCCGGGTTTCTTGAATACTCCATTGAGGGAACCTGTCCCCGCCAACACCCACACTAGCATACGACTGATGatgatccatatatatatatatatatgtatgtatgttaaTGATATATTAGCTATAGATCAAAAACCCCAAGAATATAATTCATCAATGGCggaaaaatcaaaagaaaacaTTACTTTTTTTCTGTAACATCAATGTGAAAATAAAGGCTAGAAGTCAAACGAGTTTCAGAAATGAAGAAAATGACTctatcatttattttttttgtttttccttCTTCTGCACAGTTTCTCCCTTAATGGGTCTCGTCTCATCTCCCTACGCGGAAACtgatttttctttttacatatatatatatatatatatatatatatatatatatatatagaaattgGTCTGCGTCTTTTTCTTGGTTCTTGTTCATTTGTTCACACGGCGTATCTGTGTCGTCATGCTGATGACTGTGACAAAGGTCAAACCAACAGATGCTGTGTAATATTTTAATCAGATTTAAATGCTTGTGAccttaaataatattatatatatcctAAACTACACTAACTATTTAAACAATATACCAAGTATTATATAAAATAGTTTAagaattacataaaaattaatcTGATTGGATGAACGTACGTTGTAATTAATTCCAttgtacattttttatttttgaaacaaaACAAGGAAGATATCAGACGTCTTAACAGATTAATTACATGATTTTGTACGAGGCCAGTTTAATGTAataaacttatattttatagatCATGATAATTTTAGAGGCATGGATAAAAAACAACAGTATACGATTaagtaattttatgtttttcgGACTTGAAATTTTATTCATTAGATATTAGATTTGTTGAAATTCAATTCTAATTGTTTGACTTAAAAACTAATtaaaaatatagtaaaatttaaaaatcgaaaatatatattttaccattagtaattatattttccaattttaccgcGATTGAGTAATAGAAGTGAAGATGGGAGATATAGGGGTAATTTGGATCTCACTTGTTTGCaggaagacaaaaacttgtgtgagacgatcttacgagtcttattttgtgagaatgatatcttatttgggtcatccaaaaaaaatactactttttatgataagagtattactttttattgtgaatatcggtaggatctcacagataaaaattcataaaatcatctcacaagaaacctattCTTGCATGAATTGTTGGGAATTGTTGGTGAAATACATAAGAACTAGTTAAAACTTGGTAACCAACTGTTGAAGATTTTCTCAATAAACCTCTTTTCAAGAAGAAGGGATACCTTCTTCTTGAAGCCTTCGGAGGATTGGACAATATGAGTGCATGCATGAGGGCTAACTATTACCCAAAATGCCCTCAGCCCGATGTCACACTGGGCCTATCGCTACACTCGTACCCCGGTGGAATGACCCTCCTCTTACCAGATGACATTGTATCGGGCCTCCAAGTCCGCCATGGCGATTATTGGGTTACCGTCAGGCCCATTCCAAATCCCTTCATTGTAAACTAAGCGGACCAACTTCGGTGAGCCGATGCATTGCTCTTGTCCTTTGGCACGAGATGGGCTATGGTTTAGTTTCTggattttgttatatatataatttaatttccaatCTCTCGGAAAGTTCGAAAATCAGCATCTCCTTGTGTTAATTGGCGGGTTGCAGGTGTTCAGCAACGGAAAATAGAAAAGTGTACAATCCAAGAGGTGACATACTCATCAAGCCAGCTGAGCCGCTCATGACCGAGGCTGAGGTCGAGCCACCGCTCTTTCCAGCCTTGAATTTTGATGAATATAGACTTACATTAGGACCAGGGGCCCTGGTGGCAAGTCTCAAGTTGAATCCCAACTCATCAAATCTCCCCCATAATTATCATGTCTTTCTATGTTATTAAAggtttaggcaaaaacttgtgtgagacggtctcactgatcgaatttgtgagacggatctcttatttggatcatctatgaaaaagtataattttttatgcttagagtattactttttagtgtgaacatgagtagggttgacccgtctcacagattagtatccgtgagacggtctcaaccAATTCTAAAGTTTAATATAAGCTATCCGCTGAAAttcgaaaaaaataattaataaataaatttctatTATTTTAGTGGATATGTATCCATTACTTAATTATTTCTATTGATTCAGTGAGGTAATCACATAAATAAAGCTCGACCAAGTACATGGCATGTAAACACTTTCACAACACATGAATGAATCGAAGAATCCTATAAAATAGCTATAATAACTTTAGAGCAAAGCATTTTAAATGTCTCGCTTGACGCTGCACACTCTACATTACAGATCATTATGTTCGAAATCTAAACTAAGCCGCGGAAGACGTGATAGCAAGAATTGAGGAATATTTGCATTAAAAGTGAACTTACCTACCATGAAAGAAGACTGCCTTATTCCTTCCATAATTTACTATAATAAACATCACAAACTAGTCTATAACAGATGAAAGACAATGTTGCTATACCAGCTTGTTAGCACACACCAATCGAAGGGGGATCCTACTGCTTGCCACGCTTTATGCAGTATGGGCATTTGTATTGCTTGATGTTCTCGGCTTTTGCAGGAGTTATCTTCACGCACTTCCCATGAAACCACCTCTCACAGATGTCACAGCCGATCCAGAACTCATCTGCACTGTAATTTCCACTACAGCTTCCGCATAGAGCTTCACTATGTTCATCTTCATCTGCTTCATAACTTTCCCCTTCCAGCTTTTGATTACTTTTAGCCTGGCCATCAATGGACCTCTGTATATGGAACATATTTAAGGTTGATtaatatcacaatcaatgatCAAAATCTAAGACTCCTCAACAGAATCAAATATTCCGACTTTCACTTCATTATCTAAAACTTTTAGTTAAAAAGAAACACTGCTTTCAGGTATCTGGAAACATTTTTTTAGCTACGAGAAAGAAGTGCTAATTCAAAAGGAAAAGCTCAATTATAACTAGCAGTTACATTTACAACAATTCTACCTTTGTGCCGCCACGAGACTTGCTTCCACTATCCACATTGGGCTTGTCTTTTTCAGCCTTGCTTTCTGTCACTAGTTCATAGACTGTAGGCAGATCATTGATCAAGCTAAACATGCATTTTCTGCAAGTACAGAAACAAATTTATACCTATAAATAACTCATCTCGAATCAAATATATGCCTCCACATGCATACATGTTCAGAAGGAAAGCATGGTCTACAACAAATTTAGAAAACAGTAAATGTTCGTAACTGACTAACATCAGTAAGTTATCAAGGACGATAAACTTTCTTTCTTGTCAATAACACCTTGTAACTGTGGTGGAAAATAAGCATGTAATTGAGTTTTCTCGAGATGCTAAAATAACATTAATTTCAAAGACAATTTATagtgaaattttaattttaaatgttcaaaaaCTAGCTGAGTATTCTATGAGTCAGATACAGCCAAAATGTGTGCCAATAAAAACCCAAAAAACTAATTACTTTCTAAACTGTTTGCTTATGCTCTGCAAACTGGATGACAAACCAAGATTAGTAGAAGTACCCCAAGGGGATGCATCAGAAAGTCCAATACACCCTACAGAGTATCCATATGACATTCCAAAATCTAATGATCAAGGGTATTATCGCATAAGACACTTATTTTTAAGCAAACATAGATTATACTATGAGTCATAGAAAAATCAATGCATTCAGCAAAATTTACAGCTGTGTAACTTGACCAATGAATCATTTAATAATTGAATCTTATCAAATGAATTCTCAAACAAGACGAATTTCAGACCTATATCGAAGAGCTCTGATGGTACCAAACCCTACGACATTTAGGAAGAGTAAAATTTGTTATGGTGGTCATTTCACAATATTTCtctattttataaatgaagAATTACTAAAAGGTGTAAAGCATCAGCAATTAGAGCAACTGTCAAGTTAAGGCAGTTTTCGGTGCACATGACATTTAAGAACAGCACATGAAGAAAAGAGCCTATGATCAGCCACATCAAGAAACTTATAGCAAGACATGTGGCGTATACCTTTCATTTCTATTGAGCCTTGCTCCAAGATAAAAAGCAACTGAGAGCAACCGACAATCACTGTGCACAGCAACTAGGGAAAGCCAATCTCTTTGGTTCATTCCATCCCGGGCAAAATTGATCCCAAGTGCTGGCTCAGGAAGCTCTGGTGGAACTTCTCGGCTGGTAGATTCACTTCCCAAGATTCATTTGGATACCCATATAGACACAAATTTTCCTTCTCTACAAACAAGTGATGCAAGAGACAAAACATGAAATACATAAGACAGAAATCTAAGATGAAATAAATTTCATATATCACAAAACTGATAAAAATTCAGGACTTTGCACACTAGCCCATTAGAAATGTTTCATTCAACACAGCAGCACTTAAATTTGCCGATTCGTTTTCTAACTGTCTGGAATAATTTTAACAAACAGAGTATTCATTTTCACCATTTCATGAAAGAGTCCACTAAAATTGAAGTGGAGTTTATCATGTGAAAACATTACATTTCTtcacaaaaatatattaaaaaagtaTCTGAATACAGTATACTTAATTGGCAAATATAGGCAGCCCCGGTGGCCTAATTTGAAGAAGTAGCAGGTTGGAAAATACAAGTCTTCTTCACTTTTGACTATTAACGTTAACAGAAAAGAAGCATAAGGCAGCTTCTTTCAACCAAAATTTACAGTTAACAACAGAACACGAAAAAAAATACACAACTTAGTAAGAAAAACAGTAACATTTCCGGCTAAACGCTTCAGAAAAATAGCAGAGGCAATCTTAAGTAAAAATGATCTGATTAGCCCacaattttaaacttaaaaaaATGACAGAAACATTAAGATTCAAAACTTCGTCTTTACGCATTAGACAATATTCGATTTGTAACAAAACGATGATAAAAAcatttagccataaagtaaatTAAACAAAATCTGAGCTAAAAACTTTACCTGGATCACAAAGCCCGTAAAATTCATCCACGTCTGagaaaaaaaccaaaaaaattaCAAACCCAGATATAAACATTTAGACTCAAATACTGTATATGTACAGTTGTGTATACAAAGTACCATAAGTTAAAGCACGAACAATTCCAGAACGGCGAGCACTGTAATCTTTGAAGATCTCCTCTACCGTTCGGGGGCTTGAAGAAACTGCGGCCATTTCTATGTGTAATTTAAGATCTGAAATGAATACGTAAGATTACAAAGAGGGATTGAAAGAATTGTCTGAAATAGAACTGCAGACATGAAAAGAGGTGATGGTTGACTATGCATGTATCATGAGAATTGAGAGTCGAAATACGCAGCAGCAGCAGGTCAAATAAACGAACGACGTCGTTTTAGTTACATGTTTTCGTAAGAAAACGGCAGTCTCGTTCTTTTTTCTATTATAATCTCTGATTAATTAGAAAGTTAATtaactcattttttttaattaaaaaatttcataaaatcgaAAAGCTCCATTTCTAAAAGCTTGATTTTTGTTTTATAACtcacttttaatttatttttcaaaaagaaacctCACTTTTACATGGGTCAAAGTGCATCACAATCctcatgatttttttaaaataaactaaaaaCCCTCGATCGTGTAAGATCAAATACATATAACACcttctgtttttttttattattattatgattattattatcaagaataaaacatattGTAAATGGGGTAAATAGATGTTATCGAGTTTTGAAAATACAAAATTATATgtgtttgatttttaaaaagtaGATCTCTTGCGAGacatctcacgaatttttatctataaAACGAGttaatcctatcgatattcacaataaaaagtaaaattcttatcataaaaaataataatttttcatttatgacgaaataagagatccgtctcacaaaatacgacccgtgagaccgtctcacacaaatttttgtcttttttgaAAACATATGGGGTGTAATAACCCCTTAATCTTATAAGgggattttgtgattttttagGGTTTTTCGATAATGTAAATGTTTTTCGTATGGTAAGGTAGGATGAACTGATCAAGAGCATTAAGAAAGTACTTTATGAGTCaaattgtttttttaacaaaaacgcCTCATGTCATAAACGGgcccaaaaaaattaaaaggaaaATCAAATAAAGCAACATATTTTCtatatattcattttcttcaGTAAGATTCACCTTTAGTAAAAACTACAAATGAACAAATCTCCAACATAAGCAATTCacgtttttaatttaaaaagaaaaaaatcaatttctaGCAATCAATTATGTTAGCCAAAAAGACATGTGGTTCAGAAATTTCTTGCATGTTGTTGTGCTTACAGCGGCGGCATAACACCACATTTAGACAGGCAATGGAGGAAAATCGTCATCATCTTTAAGTGAGTAAGAAGACCTCAATGGGATCCTACATTTTCAGGGCAGAGAAACGCTCAAACAAAACACCAGCCACATTTAGTAAATCAGAGTATTCCAAGATTCTTTACCTATCATGTTCCCTGCTGAATCCAGGCTGTGGCCTTGGCGTTGCGGGGAAACTTCTAGGAGAAGAAGAGACGGGTCTCTGTCGCCTGCTTATTTCTTGCATGGAGGTTCCAAATGCATGCCCAACCCCATATTCAACTGTTCCCTCGGGCTCTCGTTCGATGGCCAAGCAAGGAGGAGAAGATGGTTGGCGGCTTTCGGAAGATGGTGCTGGCTCGTGCAGGCTTCTGTCTAACATACTTGGCTGTATCGGGTTCTGCTCGTTATTATGGTAAGTCCTTGGTGGAGCCTCACTCCTACCTTTCAGAGCGGAAGGTCGATACCCTTGTGGGGGTTTGTTCTGCACAAAAATGCAACTAAATATTCATCCAAGTTCGGAACCTTTTTTCACAAATTTAGTAGGAAAAGCATGAATTTCTATACCGTATTGGGAAAATATGTTCCTGTGCCTCGGGGCTTTGGCAATTCTTCCCATCCAACGGCCACACCAGGCAGCAGTAAATGTGGCATGGCATACACTGGAGTACCCGGATGGAAGCTGTTGGGATGTCGGACGGAAAACCCATTGGTCTGCAACTGTGATGGAGATTGGACATCATCCTGAGGATTCTTGATCTGAAACAAAGGGGGGTTTCGAGAGGGAGGCACCGGCGAAGAAGGTACAGGTAATGTATATTCGTAACACCGCCGACCATATTTTAACCCATACAAATGACTTTCATAATCCCCAGTAAGATCTACCGAAAAATTCAACAATTCAGGTGTCTCAGTCCTACTAGCCGAACCCTGATCCCATTTCATATTATTTGAATTCCCAGAAAGAGTTAAAGGCTTTGCGCCATCTAAGATAATGACATTTGCCTTGACGGAAGAAACACTCCCTTTAGGATCATTGCGGTGATCTGAATCTGATTTTCCGTCCCTCGTACTCCGGTTACACATTTTTGAATTGGAGAAAAAGAGGTGAGGGGCAAAAACGGGCTTGACAGTTGCACGGGAACTCTCCTCAATAATTGGAACCATAGTGTCAGGAGAGTCACTTGAAATTCTAAGGCCTTGCATACCTGAAGCGGCAAGATTCGTTGCTAAGCCGGTGTGATTAACACGTGTTTCAAAGGACAAGATTTCATTTTTTCGCAACTCTGCCTTAGAAACAGGTAAATCGGTGATGGTACCATCACACGTCGGTGGTGGAACAAAATCTTGAACATCATGCCTTTGTCCGCATCCATGCCTAGCCATGGAGTCTGAAAAGAACTTGTGCAGCTCCTTAGGGATTAAATGTTCAGGCTGTAAAAGTATTCGGTTAAGCCTCTGAGCACCAAAAC
This Primulina eburnea isolate SZY01 chromosome 2, ASM2296580v1, whole genome shotgun sequence DNA region includes the following protein-coding sequences:
- the LOC140824467 gene encoding trihelix transcription factor GT-3b-like, with amino-acid sequence MDHHQSYASVGVGGDRFPQWSIQETRDLLMIRAELDPNFMDNKRNKILWELVSTRMKEKGFARSAEQCKGKWKNLVTRFKGCEAMETEAMKQQSFPFYNELKVIFAARMQRILWLEAEAGGAASSSSKKKAALQFSSDEEDDLKEDSEEEKSGGPKKKRKIKGNPPSGNINNQSMNIINGIKEIMEEFMNKQIQMEMRWLKAYEEREEERRAREMEWRQTMEALENERLMMDKRWREREEQWKIREEARAEKRDALITALLNKLTREDI
- the LOC140818525 gene encoding uncharacterized protein codes for the protein MVDLPVGAAAQVTSPSSPIFDSYQFGFGPERWARAEQVAHELIQKVQLTAASEERRRQITDYVQRFIRNRLGAEVFPYGSVPLKTYLPDGDIDLTAFGGANSEDKLANEIKFSLEEETKNKAAEFVVKDVQLIHAEVKIVKCIVQDIVVDISLNQIGGLSALCFLEQVDRFIGKDHLFKRSIILTKAWCYYESRILGAFHGLISTYALEIMVLYIFHLFYSTLNGPLSVLHKFLDYFSKFDWETYCISLKGPVRLSSLPDVVPEILEDCCGDLLLTSDFLSSSTKAFSIPSTNSRGFQQKHLNIIDPLKETNNLGRSVNKANYYRIRSAFSFGAQRLNRILLQPEHLIPKELHKFFSDSMARHGCGQRHDVQDFVPPPTCDGTITDLPVSKAELRKNEILSFETRVNHTGLATNLAASGMQGLRISSDSPDTMVPIIEESSRATVKPVFAPHLFFSNSKMCNRSTRDGKSDSDHRNDPKGSVSSVKANVIILDGAKPLTLSGNSNNMKWDQGSASRTETPELLNFSVDLTGDYESHLYGLKYGRRCYEYTLPVPSSPVPPSRNPPLFQIKNPQDDVQSPSQLQTNGFSVRHPNSFHPGTPVYAMPHLLLPGVAVGWEELPKPRGTGTYFPNTNKPPQGYRPSALKGRSEAPPRTYHNNEQNPIQPSMLDRSLHEPAPSSESRQPSSPPCLAIEREPEGTVEYGVGHAFGTSMQEISRRQRPVSSSPRSFPATPRPQPGFSREHDRIPLRSSYSLKDDDDFPPLPV